The window TTGGGATGAGCCGCTACGATGTCGCGTGCGGGATCACGCGGGTCGCGAATTGCTCCTGGAGGCGGCGGATGCGGTCGGCGTCGCCGGTGCTGGTGGACAGCGCCAGTTCGGACACGCCGATCTGCTGGTACTCGGCGATTGATTCGAGCAGTTGCTCGGTGGTTCCCACTATCGGCGCAGAACGCTCGACCGCGGGCTCGTCCAGCAGGTCCACCTCGCAGCGGGCGACGATCCGCGGTTGGCTGCCGCGTCCGTGCTCGGACCACAGCCGCCGCAACTCCCGTATGCGTTCCCGCAACAGAGCAAGCGGGGCGTTCATCGGGTGCCAGCCGTCGCCCAGACGGGCGCACCGCACCAGAGCGGCCCGGCTGCCGCCGCCGACCAGGATCGGCACGCCGCCCGGCTGCAGCGGCTTGGGCGCAAACTTGACGCCGTCGAACCGGAAGAAGCGGCCACGGAACGCCGGTTCCGGCGCCGTCCACAGCTCGCGCATCACCTGGATCGACTCGTTGGCGTAGGCGCCGCGGCTCGCGTAGTCGCTGCCCAGCGCCCGGTTCTCGGCGGGCAGGCTCCCCACGCCCACGCCCAGGTTCACCCGGCCGCCGGAGTACACGTCGAGCGTGGCGACGGTCTTGGCGAGCACCAGCGGGTTCAGGTAGGGGAGCACCAGCACCGACGTGCCGAGCCGCAACCGCTCGGTGCGGGCGGCGATCCAGGTCAGCGTGGTCAGGGCGTCGTAGTAGGGGCGGTCCCCGAGGCGCTCCTCGACGTAGCCCACGTTGAGCACGTGGTGATTGACCCACACCGAGTCGTAGCCGAGCGCCTCGGCCCGCACGCCCAGGTCGATCAGGTCCGCGGCCCGCTGCACGCCCCAGTTGTTGGGGAGGATCCAGCCGAACTTCATGCCGTCACTCCCGCCCGGGCCGCGGCCGCGGCCGCCGCGCGGTTGCGCAGCGAAGGCCGCGGCCCGCTGCGGCGGATCAGTAGCCCAGGCTCTTCTTGAGGTCCTGGTCGATCCAGATGCGGGCGTT of the Spirochaetaceae bacterium genome contains:
- a CDS encoding TIGR03619 family F420-dependent LLM class oxidoreductase, which gives rise to MKFGWILPNNWGVQRAADLIDLGVRAEALGYDSVWVNHHVLNVGYVEERLGDRPYYDALTTLTWIAARTERLRLGTSVLVLPYLNPLVLAKTVATLDVYSGGRVNLGVGVGSLPAENRALGSDYASRGAYANESIQVMRELWTAPEPAFRGRFFRFDGVKFAPKPLQPGGVPILVGGGSRAALVRCARLGDGWHPMNAPLALLRERIRELRRLWSEHGRGSQPRIVARCEVDLLDEPAVERSAPIVGTTEQLLESIAEYQQIGVSELALSTSTGDADRIRRLQEQFATRVIPHATS